A segment of the Triticum urartu cultivar G1812 chromosome 1, Tu2.1, whole genome shotgun sequence genome:
TACACTCATATTCACCTCCTACCCATACGCATACCGTTTTAACTGCTTCTGCACTTCTGCTGGCATTAGGAGCAACAAAAATAAAAACTGTTTTTGGGTCAAGATCCTTGCGAGCGAATGCAGTCAGCTTCTCCATGCAGGGCCATCGGTAGACTAGTAGTTGAACATAATTACAGGCCTCTGAGTTAGTATGCTCAATTAATATGGTCTCACCGTGGACAGTAGCCTCTGAGTTGCTGTCAGTTGCTGTTGAACTAGTTCCGGTGCATTTCTCTGGGCAAGAAACACCAGTAAGCTGTTTCACACCATTGGTATTACTCTTATCCGTGGCTTCCTCTGCTTTGTGAATAGATGGTGCCCTTGGTGGCAATACTAGCTCCTTTGGGAGTGATGGCAGCTTCAGACCTGAAAATCCTCCTCTTCTTTCTGCTATAGATGAGACCTTGGACGGAGAGCGTATTGATCCCAGGACGGGCTTCGAATGTTCCGCATTAGATGACTGGCGAAGAGGAGACCTAGATGGTGGCACCAAAGCGTGTGGCAAATTAGATGAAGCAGGTGAAAGACCAAGTGACGGTGGGGAGCTAGTTGAAGGTGACAGGGAGGGTGAGTCTGAACTGTACTTTGAACTAATGGTTGAATCTGATGATAAAGAGCTCGGAGAAAGGAAAGGCGGTGATATTGATGCCTCTGCAGTCAAGTGCTGTACCCGTGGATCCAAATCCCTTATCAGAGCAGAATCTGAATAAACTCGAGATAGTGATCTCGAGATAAACTTGCGCCTTAGTAAACTCCAGCTACTTTCTCTCGCTGGAAGATGGGTCTCATCTTCAGTACCAGAAGACGAGAATGCTGGAACAACACCCCCAGCTATCGCTTTCTGGACGAGCTCAAAATCAGAATCATAAGATTCCACTCTCCGGCTTCCCACGCCAGTCCTGGATGGCGAATCGATCTGCTCCTTGCCAAGCTTCATTTTGCTGTCTGAATTAATAGGTGCACTGGAAAAGGCGTCCCAAAATTCAGGTTGCTCCAACCCTTCTCTGACAACTTTGATCTGCCCCTGCACCTTCTCATACCTCACCACCTGAAAAGCTGCCGCTCTCGCATCCTTCTCCATTACTGTATCACATTTGATTCCAACCCAAACATAAATCGACGAGAGCACATGAACTATGAATGCACCCCTAGAGTCGAGGGCGGCAGGCGAGGGCTCATTCAGCATTTTGGGCACTAGATGCAGTGGAGCGTATGGGGAGTGAGGTGCCAACCGATACATCCTGAGCACTGAGTTTGGGGACAGAGGAATGGCATGCACCCGCTTCTGGCACTGAAGCAGCTGGCAGGCAAACCCCATGTTCGGATTCGCGATCCCCCTGGCAGCCTTCACAAACTGGAATGCGTCATCGAAGCTCTGCCCTTCCCTCCACATCAAATACGCTATCACCAGCGATGTCGAGCGCGACACCCCCTGGCAGCAATGCACGAACACACGCCCGGCCTGCTCCCTCACGTCCTCGAAGTAATCAAACACGTCGTAGAGGATGCTGGTGATGTCCTCGGTGGGGCTGTCCTGCAGCCAGAGCGTGCGGTAGACGAGGTCCGACTTGAAGTACTCCGGGCAGACGAAGCCGACGCAGTTGAGGACGTGGGTGATGCCGTTCTTGCGCAGGATGTCGCGGTTCTTGGCGACGGCGTCGCCGCCAAGGTAGACGTGCTCGGCCACCTTGGAGCACTCCTTGTCGAAGAAGGCGATCTGGTCCTTGCGGCCCTGCGAGCGGAGGGTGGAGAGGTCGAGCCGGAGGCCCTCGCCGGGCTTGGCGGAGCccgggccgccgccgccgccgcccgccttgGAGGCGCCCGGGGTGGTGGGGTTGGGCCACTCGCCCACGTCGTCGGAGCCCGCCTTGGGCCACTCGTCCAGGCTGCGGCGGGTGATGGCGAGCGGCTGCAGCGGCGGGAGGCAGGCCCGGCCTTTCGACCGCGGGGTGAGCGGCGGGGGCCCCATCCGGGGCGGGAGCGGCGCCGCCTCCGGCCCCGCCTCGGCGGCCCGGGGCGCCGACCACGACGCGGAGCGCCAGAACTTGCGCCCGCCGCCGTCGTCGGGGTTGGCCATGGGCCGCGAATCCCGCGCGCCCCCACGCCCACCTGCGCCGACCAAACCACAAGATTCAAACACCATTATTCCCCATCCCCCCACCCCCAAGAACCAAGAACCAAAATTTTCCCAAACAAATCCGGAGAAACGCGCACCTGATCCAGGAACACACCGCCCGCGCCGCAAATCGGGAGCGCCCCGCGCGGATCCTCGGCGGGCCGGAGCGCGCGGGGGCGGGCAGGAGCAGATCGGGAGATCGGGCGGCGCCGGTCTCGGGGGAGGGGAAGGTGGAAGGAGGGCGAGAGAAGAAGGCCAGAAGCTAAAGTGGGTGAGGGTTTTGAGGAGGAGGGCGTCGGATGCGCCTGGAGATCCGTGCGGGGAGACGATCGGACGGTGGCGAGTGCGTGGGGTGGGCCCCGGGTTTGACGGGAGTGGTCGTGTTGACTGGCCTCGACGCGAGAGGGGAACGGGACAAGTTGGGCTGCCCCCCTTTGGACAAAATGTTAGGTGCACCTGCTCTTTGGCAATGGCAACGGGGAACGGCTAATTTGTAGCATTAGTGGCCAAACTTTTTGCCCCCCTAGAGTAGAAAGGAGGGCGGAAAGCCGGAAATCGGGATGGAAGGGCGGTCCAAACGGATGAAATTATGTACCGACGTATTAGAAGAGGAAGGCGTACAGCCGGAAATCGGGATGAAAGGGCGGTTGAAACCGATGAAATTAAGTACCGGCATATTAGGAGAGGAAGGCGAAAGCCGGAAATCGGGATGAAAGGACGGTGGAAACCGGCAAAATTAAGTGATGGCGCGGTGTCGACTCGAGGTATTTGGAATTTGTCCCCCAAGAATAAAAAGGGGGGTGTGTAGTCGGGAACCGGATGAAAACCAACGAAATTAAGTGTTGCCACGTTATGAAAGGAAGGCACGGTGCCGAAAATGTGCACAAAGGTTCAACGATCAAAGACCTCACATGGTGTGGACACAAAGCCATTTGTCATGTAATATCGCAACTGTTTTACTccctctataaagaaatataagagcgtttagatcacttaTATTTATTTGCAGAGAGAGTACCATACAAGTATGGTCAAAATTGATAGTATCATGAACGAAAGTAAGACAGAAAGCCAAAAATCGGGACAAAAATGTGGTGGAAACGGGCGATATTAAGTACTGGCACTACAGAAGGAAGGCATGTAAAGCCAAAAATACGCATAGAGGTTTAATTATGAAGGACCTCACATGGTGTCGACATGCGCCATTTCTCACGTAATATCACAAGCGTTTTTATCATACAAATACTGTGAATTAGTCAAATCACAACTGTAAGGAAGGCACAAAGCCAGAATTCGAGATGAAAGCACGGTGGAAAATAGACGAAATTAAGTACCGAACCACACTACGAGAGGAAGACATAAAGCTAGAAACATGCACAGAGGTTTGGCAATGAAAGACCTCACGCGGTGTGGACGATATCACAATCGTTTTATCTTACAAGTACAATGAACTGAACGGAAGGCGCAATGCCAAAAATCACACAGAAGATTGAGGATGAAAGACCTCACACGGTTGTCGACACGAGCCTTTCCTTATGTAATATCACATCAAATTTGTACCAGAATGCACATACGCTCACTTCAACCGCATGATAATTCGTTTGCAATGCCTCTTTTTCCGGCAGGTTGGATTGTTCGGCAtccatctactccctccgttcctaaatataagtctttctagacatttcaaatggatcaccacatacggatgtatgtagacatattttagagtatatattcactcattttgcttcatatgCAGTCACTTagtgaaatctctagaaagacttgtatttaaaaacggagggagtatctatTTTCAATGTTTGCAATAAATTATGGTTATGTTATGCTATTGCACTCCATGCAACGTAGTGAGATGTATAGGAGACCAGAACACTTGGCCATTTCTTAAAAGAGAGTTGGTCAAATCAACAAACTACTGCGGATATGCATGGGACGTATGATAAGTCTAGCGTTTCTATAGCTCGTCGCATGCTCTTGTTTTGTTTTATATATATGTGGTCAGCTGGTCAAGGCCAATAATTTAAATTTGTTCGTATACCTTTGGGTTATTGATTCAGAAATAATACCAATCTTGGTCAATACGTAAGGTCCATTGTCTCCTTGTGCACGCACCTGTCGCTGTTGTGAATTGCCATGCTCACTCCACAGTCGTGACCGTAAAAAAAGATATAATTATTAGACTTCCCTCTCAACTACAACATCATTTTCAgaaatagtgatctaaacgctcttatactTCTTTACAAAGAGATTAACAAATTATTTTATTCTCAACTTTCTTCTTTCGTCCTCGATCTATTGTCTGTATCAAGGGTGAGAGGCCGTTATACAAATataaatactccctctgttctcagacggagacggagggagtatatcataTGGGATGGGAATGCTTGGAACAGCGGTAATTTATCGCAAAATTTGGCAGAAAATCCGCTTCTGAAAACAAAAATCTACGCCTGGATTCATGTGTTCCAAACGAGCCCTAAACCAATTTTTGGTTTCATCCAGAGAAAAAAAAAATTCTCCTGTAGGGCGAGCAAGAAATGAGGCTACCAGCAGCAAATAGTAGATAGACGTCATGATCAGAGACCAGGAAAAAATACCACTATCCCAAGCAAATTCTTCAGTCAGCATCAGTAGTCCAAGAGGCAAGAGCCAATCTTTCTCTTATTTCCGGTACACAGAAAAAGGCTTCAGACAGCAGCCCAGTTATTTATGGCAGTATATACCTTGCTTCAGCCTCACTGCAAAACTAAACAATGGGCAGAGGGGGGGAAAGCCAGCAGATACATATGGCCAAAGGATGGTGACATGGTAGGACAACGACCTGTAACAAATGACCAAAACTTTTCTTTGTTTTCAGGAACGGTTTTTCCTTTTCGGCGATAAATGGCCCGAAACTTTGTTCTCATCTCCAAGCAAGGGACGGCGAACATGTTGTCGTGGATCGCACGCGCCATTAATGCCATCTTGGACCAGCAAGGGCACTGGGGCAAGCAAGGGTGTGTGTTTTCAGGTCAAAGACAAATCCAGGGAAAGGGTGATGAATGAAAGTGATGGAGGGGTCCAAAATATCCGAATGCAAGTAGAGTAAGCAGAGACGGTTGAAATATCCACACACACTGAGATTCACATCACCTCCCTTTTACCAGTTCAAAGGAGCCCTGCTTGGCCTATTGGCCAGTTGCAAATGTTGATCCGGAAACTCGTGTTCAACAAACAGGACTGTTGAAAAGGCGCGCGAAGAACACTGTTACATCAGCGACCGCCTTTTCTCCCGTCGGATAGAGCAAAGCTGGGGTTTTATTGGAGTTTCGGGGTGAAATACACGGGGAAGGATCATGGGGTTTTATTGTCACAGGTGTATGGGGTAATATGGATGCAAGTGAACTTACAGACATGGTACAGTAGAAGTGACAACACCATTTTGGTACAGTGTGGGGGAGGGTGTATCGAGGCGCGGCCAAACCCCCTCATGTGTATCTTACACTTTCCATGATCTGTTTACTGCACAAAACATGAGCCAGGGCCGATTGGAGGCCGCCGAGCATAGAAGTTTGTGACTGGGGCTGCAGCGATACCGCGGTGATTCAGCAGGCATCTGAAGTAGTGTAGCCGAGCCAGGACGGTTGTTTCCAGGTCTTGGGCCGATATGGCCTCCAACTGACTCCACATACGCTCTGCATTATTTTGATAGCGACACATAAGTTCCTAGAGAAATAATTGAAAGAAAAAGGAGGATGCAACGAAAGCCTCCCAACTTGTATAGTTCATACCTGCTGCCGCAGCTGCTCGTGGCCATATGGTTTGTTGGACATCGGAGGTGTCTGCAGTCTCACCCCACATGCAAACCTCTCCACCCAGTACCAGCTTTTGCTGCGCTGAGTCGTTTATTCCTGCAAGTGGCTCGGCAGTGTAGACTTCTTcccacggaacatcaagatgatCAAGGTACCATACACCTTGGTTACTCATTATACATCTCAAACCCTTTGCAACAACTTTAGGGCAGACCCCAGGACCCAACCTGAAATATGTGAAGGTTCAGCTCATGCGCAAATTATCTTGGATAATGGGTATTTGAAGATGGTTGTCGCAAACTGATTCAGTTGCTCAAAGCAGGCTTATGAATTACCAGTTATGCACAACAGTCCGGGGATTGAGGCTTCCTCCGAATGAGTTGAAGGTTTCCTCCCTGCAGAATGAAGAGGGTCCCAATGCCACAGACGAATGGTAAATGAAACCTCTTTCTcttttaaataaaataaataaattcaAGGAAGGATGTAATGCGCAGACCAATTTACAGGAATCCAGTTAAGATCAATTGCTATCTCCTGAGCTTTCAGCACGAAGTATTTGTAAGCATCCTTTGTAGTCATGTTGTGTTCATCAAGCCTGGCATAGGTGGTGCTCAGTAATTAAACGAGAAGACCGTCTAACACAAGATTGATAAATCATTCATGAAACCAAGTACACAGATAGTATTTCATACCACTGCTTCACATGTGGTGTTAAATTCCAGCAGCCTGCGATGGATATCGAAATGAGGTGGATAATTTTCAGAGAAACAACAAAACCTCAGTAAGACAACAGAACATTGATATAACAATATATATCATTCTATCATCCTGTACCCAAAAATATGTAGAACTGGTATACACCTACTTATGTGGCAACTTCATTTGATCAGATTAAATTCCCCCCAAACAAATAACATGTGTCCCTTTTAAGGCACATAGAACCTACAAATTCAAACTGAGGTATTTCTATTTGGTACAGCACACAAGAAGGTTCTCTCTTACGTAGCAGTTTAATTGGAAGATAATTGCTCCACTCTCAGAACTTGTAACTTTCATGTTCTTACTAACAAACTGCCTTCTGTTAGGCAAGAGAAGCAGACCAACCTGTATATACTTCATCGCCACCCAGGTGAAACAGCCCAAACGGAAAGATTCTTCTCATATCTGAAAAAAAGGAAAGTAAATTTCAAGTCAGAGGGTCAGTTGTATTGCAGGAAACACACAATGTCCCAGAACTGCCATTGACAGTAGGGTCATTATTGTGGAACTGCCATCAGCAGATATTGTACAGGATGATGGTCCTACTACAGCTATACAGAATTATGTATGCCTTGCGCTGCTTATCAGTGGTCAATATAGCATGCACATGCTTCTAATGAACCCAACTGTCCAATCCAATATAGGACATACAATTATTGGCTAGGCCCTACAGAAGGCATGCCAAATGTTTCTAACAAATTATTGGTTCATGAAATTATATAGTTAATTAAATAACTTCACGAGTAAGCTTATAATGGTAAAATATAGGAAAAGTTGAGTTATTCGGTCCATTTTCATACTCACCTGTGAAGGACCACTACCAGGTAAAGCACCAAATACAAATGTGAATTGTGATATATATGCTGAATGGCATAAACATATAATGTGCCTTTCCCGTTTCACAttttattattttcatattttcTTGTTTACTTTCGAAGAAAAATAAACATTCAAGTTCAAACATAAATAGCAAGGGAGTTGACATTGAACATAAGTAGTAGTAATAATACTAAATTCTTAAATGAATTGACTTTTTTTGGAGTAATGCCCAGGAGGAACTGGGCCTCAATTTTAATCAAGGGAAAGCTGCTGTTCGAACCAGGCTGGCTAGCCTACCATCTATTAGTGATTCTGCTTCAATAGGTTAACTGAACTTTGCAAGAAAAAAGGGATAAGAGTCTAACCAGACAAAATTCCAGTTATTACTTCAAATGTGAAATTACTAGAAACATCTAATGGCTCTGTACAGCTAACAGAAGGCCAAAGTTTTGGATATCCATTTCCCCTGCAGATATTTAAAAGCATGCATAAATTTGCAGAGCAGAAAACAAATGGGTACTTCATAAGTTCATATGACAAGAACCATGACAAATTAAACACTTAATCTGCAATGGTTGCTTGCGTAGTCAGGTAACCTATTTACTAAATCTTCAGTTGCTTGGGTAGTTGGATACACAAGTGTGTAATACATCTAATTAATCAGATAGCACAAATAGTGATTAAATATTGATGTACTCAATCATGGGAGCCTGGAGCAACAACCTGTTTAAATGATATACAAAACAACAGGTGCTGATTTTTTTTATATTTTGCACAGGAGTAACTAGGTTTGGATTACAGACCAACTGAGAGAGAGAAAAGGTATCCAAACATAATACTCCtaactccctccatcccaaaataagtgtgGTGGCTTTAGTTTGccacgacacttattttgggacggaggcaGTATGTCATGAAGTCTACAGGCAAACTCACCATGATTCTGCATGACCAGGTACGTCAATTTCCGCCATGACATGGATACCTGAGAGAAGTAAAGAACAGTAAAaacgtgaagcctttgcagtggACTAATTGTTTGCACAAGCATTAAGGAACACGTGATGAAGTGTTCGGTAAATATGTGAGTATGTAATTAACCAATATGATCCCTCATAAATTTCAACAGAATTAGTGTGTCTTTCCGTTGCATATCTGTAGTCCTTGCAGATTTTTTTGTTTCAGAACACGATAAGATGACAAGAAATTTCATCAACTGGAGAACATACCTCTTTTCTTAGCATAACTTTAGCATGGTGAAGTCGCGGTGAAAACAAATAGAGAAGATTAGTCAGGTACATAAGTGAAATAAAAAAAAACTTGACAACATAATATAAAGAAGGTTATAAAATATAAACTGAAATTACAAACTTAACATACCTGACAATATAGCGTGCATCTTCCACTGTGTACCGCTCTGATTTTGAATATGAACCTTTCCATAGATTTGGATATGATGGTATCTCCAATGGAAAAGATTGTTCGTCGATGATATGCCAATGAAGAACGTTCTACTGGACACAACTCTAGTTTGAGTATGAAGCTACGGAGAAAGGAGAAGTAATTCAGGTAAACTAGTAGCATGATCCCAAAGATAATAGGTTACCAGCTTAGAAAATGACATGGAGTCAATCACTTGCTTTATCACATCAACTGGGAGGTAATGCCTTGAGGTGTCTGCAATAGAAGTGACAGAGGGAAGACTAATCAACATGGCATTCTGCATTAAAATTGCAGTCGATTACCCAGTCATATTAGCAAAAGTATTAAGAGTAATTGATACTTACCTAGCATCAAGCCACGGAAGGCAAAGCGTGGTTCATCCTGAATGTACCATGGTGCATACCGCACTTCGACATTTTTTGTATCGTAGTTAAAAACACATAACTGACTGAATGTCTGTCAAATAATTCAACAAGGGGGAAAATCATAATGCTGATTAGTGAATGGATACATCAGACCACATGTATGTTCAAGTGAGTGCTTATGATCAATGATCCGACCAAGGAGATTCTATAAGCTCTAACTAGGTCTTTAAAGATGATAAAACAGGTGTACAAGTGGCAGGGTTATTAACACAAAATATATTCAAAATGGGGTTCCTCAAATCTAAAATTCTGCAAAACATGGTCATACCTCTAGTCCGCGAATAGCTCCATATATTGTATTAGCCTACAAAGACAGACAAAATATAGCCTCAGTGACACTACGCTTGTGCATATAGAAGAAAGGTGGAACAATTCTATAAATAAGTTCCTTCCTGATAAAATAATTTTACATACAATAAATTTAATTTAATTTTCAATTGTCAGAACCTGTGCATCTAAGAGAGCTGTTAGACCGTCCTATGTAGAAGAATTTAGGTTGAGATGAACACAACTGTCACTGTACTATTAGCAGAAACTAACCATAGTTGTTAAGTGATCCACAACCATTGACCATCACTTAAACCCAATCCGCAACTGATGTAATGTACAGCAATGTGAGCATTCCCCGTGGCAGTTGCTCGTAAGATAACCCGAGGTTAAGTGTTTTGTGCCTGGAGTTGTGTGTTTTTAACTGATTGAATGAATGTCTGTCAAATGACCCCAAGTGTTCGCTTCCACATTTCACGAGACACAAAAATATGTGCAAGCTTTAGCCCAAATCCCAACGGAAAAAAGTTCATCCAAACAGAAACTGTGCTCTACGATTATGCTGCATCTGCAGCAGAGCAGCACCACATCTACACAGTGACAATAAGTAATTAAGGGAGGATGGAGCTGCCTTCGCTGAAATTCCCACAAAGCATTTCAGCAGAATCATCCCAAACGTACGTATGTGGTGGAAGAGAAGAAATATCACCTCTATGGTTGCTCCGCCGACAATGGAATtggcgccgcccgccgccgcgatGTAGATCGTGTAGCTCTCGTCCACCCCCAGCTCCAGCTGCATACCGGAAAAAACGGAGAAAAATCACGCTCGCGCTCCTTACCCAGACGAAGCAAGCGACAACCAAACCTCGCAGTGGCAGGCACACTGCGAACAAGAACAGCCGTACCGTCTCATCGGCGGAGGCGACGACGACGGTGAGCCTGGCGACGTCGTACCCCGCCGACGCGGGGCGGGCCGCGTGCGCCCACGGGGAGAATATGAGGTGCCTGTACCTCTCGAACGCCTCCGCGACGGCcgcggcgccggcgccggcgccctGGGGGTCGAGCGCGAGGTCGGGGTCAACGGCGAGGGTCTGCGTGCCGGAGGTGAAGTTCTTGGGCAGCGGCCAGATGTAGACGGGGTTCCCCGAGGCGGTGAAGTTCGCCGGGGCCGGGTGGCGCCgggccgccgccgcgccggagaCGGCGACGAGGGCCAGGAGGAGGTGAGTGAGGAGTTTGGGGGGCATTTTGGTAAACTTTTGTCGGGATAATTCTCGGGTTTAAATTGTGATTCCGAGGGGTTGGGTGGGAGAATCATTGAGGTTAATATATGTGGCGCGAGATGTGAACGCTTTTCCTTTAGCCCCTTCAATAGTTCCGCATATTACAATACAGTCACTTACTACTcactccattcctaaatatttgtctttctaaagatttcaaaaaatgactacatacgaagcaaaatgagtgaatctataccCTAAAATATATCTATACATCcatatgtgatagtccatttaaaatctctaaaaagacaaatatttaaaaACGAAGGAAGTAATATACTATATTGttaaaaacattcttatattatagacggagggagtaatatgcTATCATCATTCATGATCTTCATTTGGAGAAAAACTTCTTACGTTCCGAATGAACAAAAATGAGCTGAATTTTGTGAATGGAAATTCATAGCGTGTTGGGGTTTGACATGTATTAGATTTTAAAAGTCCGAATGCAGCGCCTAAACACTTGTCATGTTCATTCGCAAGAACATTTATGAACAGGAACAATAGAAAATGTAGTGTTTCGAGCAATGGCATACCCAAGGTTTAACAAAAAAATAAATTATATCAAGTCGCAATGCTTATGTGTGTATAATAGTAATAATGTTCTGATACTCAAGCTTATATTTACGGTTTTTTCATTTATGATTAACGTCAAAAAGCATAGAGAAATCTAACAATACTCGGACTTGATCCAACTCAAGACATATTGCATGTTCAGCAGTCAAGCTTGGTGAAAGAGCCCGTGGAATCTTGCAAAAATCATGAATGCCACATCTCTGCATTCCTCAATTTCTTCTGGTACAGAGCAGGGCCGGTCCTGATATTTTGGGGGCCCAGGGCGAAATTACAACCCGAGGCCCCTACTATAAAGATGAAAATAATAATCTCATTTTTTAGTTCATTGCTTTACTTAACTTATTATTGTCTATTGAtccaaaataaaacaaaaattgTAAATGGTGTATTCCTTTACTTAATTAGACAAATCGAATATCTGATAGAGGGTAAACATCAAGATGAAAGGTTTAAAGTTTAAAAGCTTCATTTGCAACAACAAAAAATCATTTACCTACCCGATGGCTATGGGAGTCTGAGTGGCTTTATTATATAACCGTTCTTGGATTGAAGTTATGCTTGTAAGAATAGCTGAGACCTTCTTCCAATTTTTAAGTTAAATTTGCAGTCATGATGATTTGTGGAGAGAATGCAAAGAACGACAATCGAGCACATAGCACGCAGTTTTTTCAATAGATAAGGCGATTGGTGTTGTGTTGACAAAGTCCAAATTGAAGTAAGAAATAGAGCAACAGGCACACAAAATCAAAATTTTGTACTGCATCATATGCGGGACCTTCAAAGATCTGACTGCTGCTGCACCATATGAACGTGACCAACTAGAAAGAGGAGGTTAGGGATGACCTTATAAGTGGAATGGCTTTGTTTTGCACATGAGAGGCATCTCACAAACACGGGATAACACAATGGGCCCGGTGACCTAGAGGAAGACCAGTCGGCCGCATGGCGGAGAGCGATCTACATCGGCGACACATATCATGATTGGGGCCCTTGGGGAAATAGTATCGTCACGAAGCGGCGAACTCGCgaaggaaaaaagaaaaacatGACTACTCGTGGACTACGTGCGTCTAGGTCGCTGCCTCCTTATGATCTGGGCCATGGGCTCCTTGCAAACCCTGGAGGGGGCCCCAAGATTTCGGGGGCCCTAGGCGGCCGCCTCGTTGCCACCCCCTCAGGGCCAGCCCTGGTACGGAGTGTAAATTCGCGTGAGTTCTCACGTGTCAAGCGGCATAAAAGTCTCTTGCCAAGAGCAACCACAGATGGAAACACAGAAAACAAAGGTATTCCCATAGAGCTGTGTGTGGACTAGAACGCAAATACTGAGATAAAGCAGGGGTTCCCTGCGCAAGACCGGCGAGACAGCGGCGAACAACCAGGTTGGGCCCCCACGTGGTGCCACGCCTGGCCGGGGGCAGCAATAATCCCCGCCAGCTCAGCGGGCCCCACCTGCCAGCGCCGGTgcccacgccacgccacgccacgcaaCCCACCTGCTGCCTGCGCCCTCCCCGTGTGCTGCTGGCGCCTTTGCGTCTCATCGGCCAGCAGCATCTGGCGTCAGTGGCCAGCTTCGTCCCCGGATTCCCTTTCCGTTGTGCTCTCGTGCGCGTGTCCTTCCGGCTTTGGCATCTTCTCTGCCGCCAAGATTTAGAGAAGAGACCACATGCAGTGTTGAGATCACGGTGAATTTAGAAATTTTTCTGAAGAAAGATTGTTTGTCTTTGGGGGCAGGTGCGCCGGTTCCAGGTCTGTTTCACCGGAGCTGGAGCACCCTTTGGAGTGAAGACTGGGTGAGGTAGGTAGGTAGGCCAAGTACACTCACCCCTCTTCTGGGGTTGACGTCCGTGGTGGTGACTGAGCAACGGCGTTGTCGTTGGTTTACTTCATCCTGGTCTACAGGGACGAAGCTAGAAAAAATTGTCATTGGGGTCAACCAATGTCCAATGCCTACTACAACAAATGCTATGGTGTGACTCACGCTGAGAGCAATATAAAgagaaaaaaccaaaaatatgCCCACTATAACACAAATAGAAATAACATCCAAAGGCGACATGAAGAGCGAAAATATGCAATGAGCCAATGATAAACTAGTATCATAATAATAAGATTGTCATACCAAGTACTGGTTCCACAAAGTCATAAAATCATTTGTTTTACATATTCAGGGAAAATAAGCAAAAAATATGACTTCTAACAATTTCATTTGTAACTTCCTGAAAAGGATGAACGAA
Coding sequences within it:
- the LOC125544535 gene encoding protein-tyrosine-phosphatase MKP1-like isoform X2 gives rise to the protein MANPDDGGGRKFWRSASWSAPRAAEAGPEAAPLPPRMGPPPLTPRSKGRACLPPLQPLAITRRSLDEWPKAGSDDVGEWPNPTTPGASKAGGGGGGPGSAKPGEGLRLDLSTLRSQGRKDQIAFFDKECSKVAEHVYLGGDAVAKNRDILRKNGITHVLNCVGFVCPEYFKSDLVYRTLWLQDSPTEDITSILYDVFDYFEDVREQAGRVFVHCCQGVSRSTSLVIAYLMWREGQSFDDAFQFVKAARGIANPNMGFACQLLQCQKRVHAIPLSPNSVLRMYRLAPHSPYAPLHLVPKMLNEPSPAALDSRGAFIVHVLSSIYVWVGIKCDTVMEKDARAAAFQVVRYEKVQGQIKVVREGLEQPEFWDAFSSAPINSDSKMKLGKEQIDSPSRTGVGSRRVESYDSDFELVQKAIAGGVVPAFSSSGTEDETHLPARESSWSLLRRKFISRSLSRVYSDSALIRDLDPRVQHLTAEASISPPFLSPSSLSSDSTISSKSPLRQSSNAEHSKPVLGSIRSPSKVSSIAERRGGFSGLKLPSLPKELVLPPRAPSIHKAEEATDKSNTNGVKQLTGVSCPEKCTGTSSTATDSNSEATVHGETILIEHTNSEACNYVQLLVYRWPCMEKLTAFARKDLDPKTVFIFVAPNASRSAEAVKTVCVWVGGEYECSKGVESIDWQQVAGDFLNQKGFSNTLPVKVFKEHETENLLEVLDAR
- the LOC125544535 gene encoding protein-tyrosine-phosphatase MKP1-like isoform X1; amino-acid sequence: MANPDDGGGRKFWRSASWSAPRAAEAGPEAAPLPPRMGPPPLTPRSKGRACLPPLQPLAITRRSLDEWPKAGSDDVGEWPNPTTPGASKAGGGGGGPGSAKPGEGLRLDLSTLRSQGRKDQIAFFDKECSKVAEHVYLGGDAVAKNRDILRKNGITHVLNCVGFVCPEYFKSDLVYRTLWLQDSPTEDITSILYDVFDYFEDVREQAGRVFVHCCQGVSRSTSLVIAYLMWREGQSFDDAFQFVKAARGIANPNMGFACQLLQCQKRVHAIPLSPNSVLRMYRLAPHSPYAPLHLVPKMLNEPSPAALDSRGAFIVHVLSSIYVWVGIKCDTVMEKDARAAAFQVVRYEKVQGQIKVVREGLEQPEFWDAFSSAPINSDSKMKLGKEQIDSPSRTGVGSRRVESYDSDFELVQKAIAGGVVPAFSSSGTEDETHLPARESSWSLLRRKFISRSLSRVYSDSALIRDLDPRVQHLTAEASISPPFLSPSSLSSDSTISSKYSSDSPSLSPSTSSPPSLGLSPASSNLPHALVPPSRSPLRQSSNAEHSKPVLGSIRSPSKVSSIAERRGGFSGLKLPSLPKELVLPPRAPSIHKAEEATDKSNTNGVKQLTGVSCPEKCTGTSSTATDSNSEATVHGETILIEHTNSEACNYVQLLVYRWPCMEKLTAFARKDLDPKTVFIFVAPNASRSAEAVKTVCVWVGGEYECSKGVESIDWQQVAGDFLNQKGFSNTLPVKVFKEHETENLLEVLDAR
- the LOC125544551 gene encoding beta-hexosaminidase 1-like, whose translation is MPPKLLTHLLLALVAVSGAAAARRHPAPANFTASGNPVYIWPLPKNFTSGTQTLAVDPDLALDPQGAGAGAAAVAEAFERYRHLIFSPWAHAARPASAGYDVARLTVVVASADETLELGVDESYTIYIAAAGGANSIVGGATIEANTIYGAIRGLETFSQLCVFNYDTKNVEVRYAPWYIQDEPRFAFRGLMLDTSRHYLPVDVIKQVIDSMSFSKLNVLHWHIIDEQSFPLEIPSYPNLWKGSYSKSERYTVEDARYIVSYAKKRGIHVMAEIDVPGHAESWGNGYPKLWPSVSCTEPLDVSSNFTFEVITGILSDMRRIFPFGLFHLGGDEVYTGCWNLTPHVKQWLDEHNMTTKDAYKYFVLKAQEIAIDLNWIPVNWEETFNSFGGSLNPRTVVHNWLGPGVCPKVVAKGLRCIMSNQGVWYLDHLDVPWEEVYTAEPLAGINDSAQQKLVLGGEVCMWGETADTSDVQQTIWPRAAAAAERMWSQLEAISAQDLETTVLARLHYFRCLLNHRGIAAAPVTNFYARRPPIGPGSCFVQ